A stretch of Sulfurimonas autotrophica DSM 16294 DNA encodes these proteins:
- a CDS encoding glycoside hydrolase family 57 protein has translation MNLSFMWHMHQPDYRNEDGIMQMPWVFLHAIKDYYDMPWMLSRYKNIQATFNITSPLIEQLKLYYKNPEQSDKFILLWLQNPSSLKTQERQWLVKICKSSQFDTMVKGLPRYEELYKKDSFSDDEVLDLEILFILSWCGMYLKENNLHVKSLINKEKNYTDEDKKVLLNELSKFIGGIWKFYKELYNEKRITISTTPFYHPILPLLLDMQNAKRANAHTQIPQNYEKLEEDALLHIQKAKDLFSDTFGYTTDVFWPAEGAVDEKSVKLLKSLGVNFIATDEEILYKSLNSKSKKLIYAPYNYNNMLIGFRDHTLSDLIGFEYRYKKAEDAAQNFMSQLQSIKSINDNATVFVILDGENAWEFYKNNGFDFFEALYSALEKASWCKTLTMDEVKDLPFRELINLAPGSWINGSFDTWVGEYEKTRAWELLFLTKKDYEHHKESLSDDIKAKITDNFLGAECSDWFWWYGSDHYTNFSLEFDAIFRRHLINIYNLIGISVPNDLFIPIGKNQSSTKFWIKPQSKITPKIDGKRDSFFEWMGCGVIDESKLFSTMHANTQPVKKIYYGQDDNKLYFAFEGDIKKLCKKGIINIIIDPLELSSTISFNQKKVFLQNIEIKLACKEWLEISLDKTQIKQKKIWLRFEIADSSGSLQTLPSFGELEIDLQDDYSKNWFI, from the coding sequence ATGAACTTAAGTTTTATGTGGCATATGCACCAACCTGATTACCGCAACGAGGATGGAATTATGCAGATGCCATGGGTCTTTTTGCATGCTATAAAAGACTACTATGATATGCCGTGGATGTTAAGCCGATATAAAAATATACAAGCAACGTTTAATATAACTTCCCCTTTGATAGAGCAGTTAAAACTCTATTATAAAAATCCCGAACAATCAGACAAATTTATATTACTTTGGCTGCAAAACCCATCTTCTTTAAAAACACAAGAGAGACAATGGCTTGTGAAAATTTGTAAAAGTTCTCAGTTTGACACGATGGTAAAAGGGCTGCCGCGTTATGAAGAACTTTACAAGAAAGACTCTTTTAGTGATGATGAGGTACTGGACTTGGAAATTTTGTTTATACTCTCTTGGTGTGGAATGTATCTTAAAGAAAATAATTTACATGTAAAAAGTTTAATAAACAAAGAAAAAAATTACACGGATGAGGATAAAAAGGTACTTTTAAATGAATTGTCAAAATTTATAGGGGGCATATGGAAGTTTTATAAAGAACTTTATAATGAAAAACGTATAACAATCAGTACGACGCCTTTTTATCATCCTATCTTGCCACTACTGCTTGATATGCAAAACGCCAAAAGAGCAAATGCACATACGCAGATACCGCAAAATTATGAAAAACTTGAAGAAGATGCCCTGTTACATATACAAAAGGCAAAAGATTTGTTTTCTGACACCTTTGGCTATACAACAGATGTTTTTTGGCCTGCAGAGGGGGCAGTTGATGAAAAGAGTGTAAAACTTTTAAAATCTCTTGGTGTTAATTTTATAGCCACAGATGAAGAAATACTCTATAAGTCTTTAAACTCAAAGAGCAAAAAGCTTATTTATGCACCTTATAATTATAATAATATGCTCATAGGATTCCGTGACCATACATTGAGTGATTTGATAGGTTTTGAATATAGATATAAAAAGGCTGAGGATGCTGCACAAAATTTTATGTCACAATTGCAGTCTATAAAAAGTATTAATGACAATGCAACTGTTTTTGTCATACTAGACGGAGAAAATGCTTGGGAGTTTTATAAAAATAACGGTTTTGATTTTTTTGAAGCACTTTATAGTGCATTGGAGAAAGCATCTTGGTGTAAAACGTTAACAATGGATGAGGTGAAAGATCTGCCTTTTCGTGAGCTTATTAACTTGGCGCCGGGCAGCTGGATAAACGGCTCTTTTGATACCTGGGTCGGAGAGTATGAGAAGACGAGAGCATGGGAACTTCTTTTTTTAACAAAAAAAGATTATGAACATCATAAAGAGTCATTAAGTGATGATATAAAAGCAAAAATAACAGACAACTTTTTAGGAGCAGAGTGTTCTGATTGGTTTTGGTGGTACGGCAGTGATCATTATACAAATTTTTCTTTAGAATTTGATGCAATTTTTCGTAGGCATCTCATAAATATTTATAACCTGATTGGCATTTCAGTACCCAATGATTTGTTTATTCCTATCGGTAAAAATCAAAGCAGTACAAAATTTTGGATAAAACCGCAGTCAAAAATAACGCCCAAAATAGATGGAAAAAGAGATTCGTTTTTTGAGTGGATGGGTTGCGGTGTTATAGATGAGAGTAAACTTTTTTCAACAATGCATGCAAACACGCAACCCGTAAAAAAAATATACTACGGGCAGGATGATAATAAACTCTATTTCGCTTTTGAGGGTGATATAAAAAAGTTGTGTAAAAAGGGTATTATTAACATTATAATCGATCCTCTTGAATTGAGTAGTACAATATCTTTTAATCAAAAAAAAGTTTTTTTGCAAAATATTGAAATAAAGTTGGCATGTAAAGAGTGGCTGGAAATAAGTCTGGATAAAACGCAAATAAAGCAAAAGAAAATTTGGTTAAGATTTGAGATAGCGGACAGTTCCGGTTCCTTGCAGACTTTACCGAGTTTTGGTGAACTTGAAATAGACCTGCAAGATGATTACTCTAAAAACTGGTTTATATAA
- a CDS encoding alpha-amylase/4-alpha-glucanotransferase domain-containing protein → MKKVSLLFGIHMHQPVDNFDEEVQKAVELCYEPFFQTMLKYPKFKFSLHCSGWLLDKIKSEYPKLFENMQILTKEGAIEWLSGGYYEPVLASIASNDRRAQIKKLSNYIKKHFKVKPRGLWLAERVWESSLVSDLYACGIKYAMVDDYHFLSNGYDADKMNGYYTTEDNARELELFPISKALRYALPFSNIDDAIKSVLVHQKEENAAAVIFDDAEKFGLWPDTNKWVYEQKWLQKFIEAVLDNENIVTQHYGEYLQKNNSLGLAYLDNCSYAEMGEWSQQTKDALAFKEAQEKVLPYIIKGGIWKNFFIKYHESNYLHKRMLYLSLQQKDFDKYSLDALYRLQTNDAFWHGVFGGFYLPSLRDNAYKYLLEIQQQRAKENTAFEVLDIDKDGYDELKVLTSNLSLMFSTKNGAQMIEFGSFDTLFNWQNTIMRRQESYHSKILHADIKENHTDKAAVTTIHNREVAVDESLKAELIYDWHAKNSFIDHFSGNEFSLENFKSLVFQEVGDFANKPFLLKNKKFVRKGGIYIAKEKYPAKLQKSYSFDVNTVHLKSKFKTQYIDKLYFAQEFNFHFAHPDKVTFNGKILQNDFSEYNTEKLIINDDFTKKTLVITANQKCNVFAFVLHTVSQSESGFEKIAQQISFIFTTSFISELQLQFSLEVRNV, encoded by the coding sequence ATGAAAAAAGTATCTTTATTGTTCGGAATTCATATGCATCAGCCAGTAGATAACTTTGATGAAGAAGTACAAAAAGCAGTAGAACTTTGCTATGAACCGTTTTTTCAAACAATGCTGAAATATCCGAAATTTAAGTTTTCCCTGCATTGCAGCGGCTGGCTGCTCGATAAAATAAAATCAGAGTATCCAAAGCTTTTTGAAAATATGCAGATCTTAACAAAAGAGGGCGCTATAGAGTGGCTTAGCGGAGGATATTATGAACCTGTACTAGCTTCCATAGCGTCAAATGACCGTCGGGCACAGATAAAAAAGCTCAGTAACTATATAAAAAAACATTTCAAGGTTAAACCACGAGGTTTATGGCTTGCCGAGAGAGTTTGGGAATCCTCTTTGGTGAGTGATTTGTATGCTTGCGGTATAAAATATGCAATGGTGGATGATTATCATTTTTTAAGTAATGGATATGATGCGGATAAGATGAACGGTTATTATACAACAGAAGATAATGCACGAGAATTAGAACTATTTCCGATATCTAAAGCACTTCGCTATGCACTCCCGTTTTCAAATATTGACGATGCTATAAAGTCTGTTCTGGTACATCAAAAAGAAGAAAATGCTGCTGCTGTTATATTTGACGATGCCGAAAAATTTGGACTCTGGCCAGATACAAATAAATGGGTATATGAACAAAAATGGCTGCAAAAGTTTATAGAAGCTGTTTTGGATAATGAAAATATTGTTACCCAACACTATGGTGAATATTTGCAAAAAAACAACTCTTTGGGCTTGGCATATTTAGATAACTGCTCTTATGCTGAAATGGGAGAGTGGAGTCAGCAGACAAAAGATGCGTTAGCGTTTAAAGAGGCCCAAGAGAAAGTCTTGCCTTACATCATAAAAGGCGGGATTTGGAAAAACTTTTTTATAAAATATCATGAAAGTAATTATTTGCACAAAAGAATGTTGTATTTGAGTTTACAGCAGAAAGATTTTGATAAATATTCCCTTGATGCACTCTACAGGCTTCAGACAAACGATGCTTTTTGGCATGGTGTTTTCGGCGGTTTTTATCTGCCGAGCCTGCGTGACAATGCTTACAAATATCTTCTTGAAATCCAACAGCAACGAGCCAAAGAAAATACAGCATTTGAAGTCTTGGATATTGATAAAGACGGCTATGATGAGCTCAAAGTTCTAACGTCAAATTTGAGCCTGATGTTTTCAACAAAAAACGGTGCCCAGATGATAGAGTTCGGCTCGTTTGATACGCTGTTTAACTGGCAAAATACCATTATGAGAAGGCAAGAGAGTTATCATAGTAAAATTTTGCATGCAGATATAAAAGAAAATCATACAGACAAAGCAGCTGTAACAACCATTCATAACAGAGAAGTTGCAGTGGATGAATCATTAAAAGCCGAGCTTATCTATGACTGGCATGCAAAAAATTCATTTATAGACCATTTTTCCGGTAATGAATTTAGCTTGGAAAATTTTAAAAGTTTAGTATTTCAAGAAGTGGGAGATTTCGCAAATAAGCCGTTTTTGTTAAAAAATAAAAAGTTTGTACGTAAAGGCGGTATTTATATAGCTAAGGAAAAATATCCGGCAAAACTGCAGAAAAGTTATAGTTTTGATGTCAATACAGTGCATTTAAAAAGCAAATTTAAAACTCAATACATAGATAAACTCTACTTTGCGCAGGAGTTTAATTTTCATTTTGCCCATCCTGATAAAGTAACTTTCAATGGTAAAATTTTACAAAATGATTTTAGCGAATATAATACAGAAAAACTGATAATTAATGATGATTTTACTAAAAAAACATTGGTTATTACGGCAAATCAAAAATGTAATGTTTTTGCTTTTGTTTTACATACAGTTTCACAGTCTGAGAGTGGTTTTGAAAAAATAGCACAGCAGATCAGTTTTATTTTTACGACAAGTTTTATATCAGAATTACAATTACAATTTAGCTTGGAAGTACGCAATGTCTGA
- the galT gene encoding galactose-1-phosphate uridylyltransferase has translation MSEIRYDRLHNKYVIIAPERLHRPNLIKRELLESEKKDCPFCEGHEDFTPPEIFALRDNAANATGWRTRVVPNLYKAVQIEEEDISQRDGFFEYIKGFGAHEIIIDAPCHESRISSLSKKEIFDWLRTINARINDLAKDKRVIYLNIFKNSGQNAGASQQHPHTQIIALPIMAQNTLEFLKRNQEYYSVHGRGIVQDMVHNEKEVKVRIIDELGIFTAYCPYASFFSFEVIIAPSKVISNMSRCSQDELTDLAQVIKNVFTMLDTQLDSYDYNISFHIAPVNKNFENEKYMDDIAENFTFYIRIMPRLYTLAGFEMSAETAINGVAPENCAKLLRGE, from the coding sequence ATGTCTGAGATAAGATATGACAGACTGCACAATAAATATGTGATTATTGCACCTGAACGTCTGCACCGTCCAAATCTTATAAAAAGAGAACTCCTAGAATCTGAGAAAAAGGATTGTCCTTTTTGTGAAGGACATGAAGATTTTACACCGCCTGAAATTTTTGCCCTGAGGGATAATGCGGCAAATGCAACAGGATGGCGAACAAGAGTTGTGCCCAATCTTTATAAAGCCGTGCAGATAGAAGAAGAAGATATCTCCCAAAGAGACGGATTTTTTGAATATATCAAAGGTTTCGGTGCACATGAAATCATTATAGATGCACCGTGTCATGAGAGCAGAATATCTTCTCTTTCAAAAAAAGAGATTTTTGATTGGCTACGTACTATCAATGCGCGGATAAATGATTTGGCAAAAGACAAAAGAGTCATTTATTTAAATATTTTTAAAAACAGCGGGCAAAATGCAGGGGCTTCACAGCAGCATCCGCATACGCAAATCATAGCTTTGCCGATTATGGCACAAAATACTTTAGAATTTTTAAAAAGAAATCAGGAGTATTACTCTGTTCACGGCAGAGGAATAGTACAGGATATGGTGCATAATGAAAAAGAGGTAAAAGTCAGAATCATAGATGAATTGGGCATATTTACGGCATATTGTCCATATGCAAGTTTTTTTTCTTTTGAAGTGATTATTGCTCCGAGTAAAGTAATTTCAAATATGAGCAGATGCTCCCAAGACGAACTTACAGATTTGGCACAAGTGATAAAAAATGTTTTTACAATGCTTGATACTCAGCTTGATTCTTATGATTATAATATCAGTTTTCATATTGCACCGGTAAATAAAAATTTTGAAAATGAAAAATATATGGATGATATTGCTGAAAATTTTACTTTTTATATACGAATAATGCCAAGGCTTTACACTTTAGCCGGATTTGAAATGTCTGCAGAAACGGCAATTAACGGTGTTGCACCTGAAAACTGTGCCAAATTATTGAGAGGTGAATAA
- a CDS encoding glycogen synthase → MHVLFAASEIFPYAKTGGLADVSYSLPLALKEYVKISRVMPLYGFMDENKYLFYDNFTISLDGGDYSVAIFIKEEKNIVTYFVKAPYLSQTQNLYTDENGDYKNNALRFGIFCMAIIELALRLNCKLIHLNDWHTALVALFVKEHQLKIKTVFTIHNLAYQGVFEKSALKTLGISYKYFTMDALEFYSKVNLLKAGIAYSDMITTVSPTYAQEILTEGFGCGLNGFLQKHKEKLVGIINGIDYTVFKPLQDKGTKSKAKADFCKRYGFENPKLPLFIMVSRLAEQKGIDLLISSFDELQNKKINLFILGEGEAKYSKALNKFAKKYRNFSFFQSFDEDLSHQAYLASDFLLMPSRFEPCGLNQLIAMNCGSVAVVHEVGGLKDSVHEQKAVCGQGISYKEQNKKEFLYAIERAMSLYRVKKKMQEIIDFNLTCDFSFDKSAKKYFKIYKSLL, encoded by the coding sequence ATGCATGTTCTTTTTGCAGCAAGTGAAATTTTCCCCTATGCAAAAACAGGCGGACTTGCCGATGTCTCCTACTCTTTGCCTCTTGCTTTAAAAGAGTATGTAAAAATTAGCAGAGTAATGCCTCTGTATGGATTTATGGATGAAAATAAATATCTTTTTTATGATAATTTTACTATAAGTTTAGACGGAGGGGATTACTCTGTTGCAATTTTTATAAAAGAAGAAAAAAATATTGTTACATACTTTGTAAAAGCGCCATATCTTAGTCAAACACAAAATCTTTACACAGATGAAAACGGAGATTATAAAAATAATGCACTGCGTTTTGGTATATTTTGTATGGCAATAATTGAACTTGCTTTACGACTAAATTGTAAACTTATTCATCTTAACGACTGGCATACGGCATTGGTGGCACTTTTTGTAAAAGAGCATCAGCTAAAAATAAAAACGGTTTTTACTATACATAATCTTGCTTATCAAGGTGTTTTTGAAAAATCGGCGCTCAAAACTCTGGGTATCTCTTATAAATATTTTACTATGGATGCTTTGGAATTTTACTCAAAAGTAAATTTGTTAAAGGCTGGGATTGCTTATAGTGATATGATTACTACGGTAAGTCCGACATATGCACAGGAAATTTTAACTGAGGGGTTCGGATGCGGTTTAAACGGCTTTTTGCAAAAACATAAGGAAAAACTTGTCGGCATTATAAATGGGATTGATTACACTGTTTTTAAACCTTTACAAGATAAAGGAACAAAGAGTAAGGCAAAAGCTGATTTTTGCAAAAGGTATGGCTTTGAAAATCCTAAATTACCACTTTTTATAATGGTAAGCCGTCTGGCCGAACAAAAAGGTATTGATTTGCTTATAAGCTCATTTGACGAACTGCAAAACAAAAAAATTAATCTCTTTATTTTGGGAGAGGGTGAAGCAAAATACTCTAAAGCGTTGAATAAATTTGCTAAAAAATATAGAAATTTTTCTTTTTTTCAAAGCTTTGATGAAGATTTATCGCATCAGGCATATCTTGCCTCTGATTTTTTGCTGATGCCATCAAGGTTTGAGCCTTGCGGATTAAATCAGTTGATCGCTATGAACTGCGGCAGTGTAGCAGTTGTGCATGAAGTCGGCGGGTTAAAAGACTCTGTACATGAGCAAAAAGCTGTTTGTGGGCAGGGTATTAGCTATAAAGAACAAAATAAAAAAGAGTTTTTGTATGCTATAGAGAGAGCTATGAGCCTTTATAGAGTTAAGAAAAAAATGCAAGAGATTATAGATTTTAATCTTACATGTGATTTTTCTTTTGATAAAAGTGCCAAAAAATACTTCAAAATTTATAAGAGTCTGCTATGA
- a CDS encoding ROK family protein, with the protein MKLGIDIGGTYLRYELRENDKTIKKSSLKSAQTGLCSFLEMILHEEKKISSIFIAYAGQVNEGVILSAPNITIDKHEIKAYIEAKYNVKLFIENDLNCAVLAEAKSCKTENICAVYAGTGLGLGVVSSSVLIKGSDNIATELGHIPYKDTPFTCNCGKHNCIELFCSGSGLLRWKEYYKLKPELSLEQLHQSKKDEAQKIYNEFIEALLYAVGTTITLFNPKVLVIGGGLIMHNRYLHGIIQERIKAYALPLALKNIKITISTLEDASLEGAFLLKDLYE; encoded by the coding sequence ATGAAATTGGGAATTGATATAGGAGGAACATATCTTCGTTATGAACTCAGAGAAAATGATAAAACAATAAAAAAATCATCTCTAAAAAGCGCACAAACAGGACTTTGTAGTTTTTTAGAGATGATTTTACATGAAGAAAAAAAGATTTCAAGCATTTTTATAGCATATGCCGGGCAGGTAAATGAGGGTGTTATTCTCTCTGCGCCAAATATAACCATAGATAAACATGAAATAAAAGCCTATATAGAAGCTAAATATAATGTAAAACTTTTTATAGAGAATGATTTAAACTGTGCAGTTTTAGCAGAAGCAAAAAGCTGTAAAACAGAAAATATTTGTGCAGTATACGCAGGAACAGGCCTGGGGCTTGGCGTTGTCAGTTCTTCTGTGCTTATAAAAGGCAGTGATAACATTGCAACAGAATTAGGGCATATTCCTTATAAAGACACCCCCTTTACATGTAACTGTGGCAAACACAACTGCATAGAACTTTTTTGCTCAGGAAGCGGACTTTTACGATGGAAGGAGTACTATAAACTCAAACCGGAGCTGAGTTTAGAACAATTACATCAAAGTAAGAAAGATGAAGCACAAAAGATTTATAATGAGTTTATTGAAGCTCTTTTGTATGCGGTGGGTACAACCATAACGCTTTTTAACCCGAAAGTTTTGGTGATTGGAGGCGGATTGATTATGCATAACAGATATTTACATGGAATTATTCAAGAAAGAATAAAAGCGTATGCTCTGCCTCTTGCTTTGAAAAATATAAAAATTACCATTTCAACATTAGAAGATGCCTCTTTGGAGGGTGCATTTTTATTAAAGGATTTGTATGAGTGA
- the glgA gene encoding glycogen synthase GlgA, with product MSEKLNILFAAAEVVPFAKTGGLADVAGALPKALQKLGHNIIVVMPRYYSIDKSKLQKLPAPLGVPMGIMGEFWAAVYKTTLPQSEVEIYFIDYEHYFGRSGLYEDDNGGYHDNDNRFVFFSKAALQLCKMLQFTPDIIHANDWHTAAMPILAKTRFVHDFGFAASVLTIHNLQHQGHFYKGVMDVMEVGWEYFNPHSLESLDGVNILKGGIAEADAITTVSKKYAQEIQTPEFGFGLDGHIRAHNYKLFGILNGVDYAEWNPSIDTFLAQNYDVGNIQGKLTCKRNLQKYFNLSVRDDVPLIGFVGRFVEQKGIELIARVINGLLNHDIQVVMLGTGESWAEEFFSEVAYFRDNFALHVGYSNELAHKIEAGCDMFLMPSLFEPCGLNQIYSLRYGTLPIVRATGGLDDTIVNFDEEHHIGNGFKFYDATQEALYNTVLWAVDVYNNNKEAFERMQKFAMQEHFSWEDSAKEYEKVYDFALEHKRGENYGI from the coding sequence ATGAGTGAAAAATTAAATATACTTTTTGCGGCTGCAGAGGTTGTTCCTTTTGCAAAAACAGGTGGACTGGCTGATGTAGCAGGTGCTCTGCCGAAAGCTTTACAAAAGCTGGGTCATAACATTATAGTTGTAATGCCGAGATATTACAGTATCGACAAATCGAAACTGCAAAAACTTCCTGCACCTTTAGGTGTTCCTATGGGTATTATGGGGGAATTTTGGGCTGCTGTTTATAAAACAACTTTGCCGCAAAGCGAGGTAGAGATCTATTTTATAGACTATGAACACTATTTTGGGAGAAGTGGATTATACGAAGATGATAATGGCGGCTACCATGATAATGACAACCGCTTTGTGTTTTTTTCAAAAGCAGCTTTGCAGCTTTGTAAGATGCTGCAGTTTACACCGGATATTATTCACGCAAATGACTGGCATACGGCTGCTATGCCAATTCTTGCAAAAACACGGTTTGTGCATGATTTCGGCTTTGCAGCTTCAGTCTTAACGATTCACAATTTGCAGCATCAGGGACATTTTTATAAAGGTGTAATGGATGTTATGGAAGTTGGATGGGAATATTTTAATCCGCACTCTTTAGAGAGTTTGGACGGCGTCAATATTTTAAAAGGAGGTATTGCCGAAGCAGATGCAATTACAACTGTATCAAAAAAATATGCGCAGGAGATTCAAACACCTGAGTTTGGTTTTGGACTTGACGGGCACATAAGAGCGCACAACTATAAACTCTTCGGCATATTAAACGGCGTGGATTATGCTGAGTGGAATCCCTCAATTGATACATTCTTAGCACAAAATTATGATGTTGGAAATATACAGGGAAAGCTTACATGTAAGCGGAATTTACAGAAATATTTTAACCTTTCAGTACGCGATGATGTGCCTCTTATAGGCTTTGTAGGGCGTTTTGTAGAACAAAAAGGGATAGAGCTTATCGCAAGAGTAATAAATGGACTTTTGAATCATGATATACAGGTAGTGATGCTTGGTACCGGTGAGAGTTGGGCAGAAGAATTTTTTTCTGAAGTGGCTTATTTTAGAGATAATTTTGCGCTGCATGTAGGCTATTCAAATGAGTTGGCGCATAAAATAGAAGCAGGATGTGATATGTTTTTAATGCCTTCACTTTTTGAGCCCTGCGGACTTAACCAAATCTACAGTCTGCGATACGGTACACTGCCGATAGTACGTGCAACGGGAGGGCTTGATGATACAATCGTGAATTTTGATGAGGAACATCATATAGGCAACGGTTTTAAATTTTATGATGCCACACAGGAAGCACTTTATAACACTGTTTTATGGGCAGTAGATGTGTACAACAATAACAAGGAAGCATTTGAGAGAATGCAGAAATTTGCAATGCAGGAGCACTTTAGCTGGGAAGATTCGGCAAAAGAGTATGAAAAAGTGTATGATTTTGCATTAGAGCACAAACGAGGAGAAAATTATGGAATATGA
- the glgB gene encoding 1,4-alpha-glucan branching protein GlgB: MEYEVFHDVSLFSEFDIYLFKEGTHFQLYKHFGSHKMQREGVEGVYFAVWAPNAKSVCVQGDFNHYNRYAHFLKRREDGSGIWEGFISNIEEEITYKYFVDSDNEHANKDKSDPFAFYAEVAPSSASKIYDLSGYEWSDAKWMKNRAKNNSHKAPISIYEVHLGSWKRKVEEDNRFLTYGESAKELALYLNEMNYTHVEIMPVMEHPFEGSWGYQTTGYFAPTSRYGSPHEFMEFVDVMHEHNIGVILDWVPSHFVNDGHGLMNFDGTCLYEHADPRKGYHPEWKSAIFNYDRNEVRAFLISSAMFWLDLYHADGIRVDGVASMLYLDYAREEGEWIPNEDGSNINRGAVKFLQDLNTTVYENFPDIIMAAEESTNYSMVTGLVDKGGLGFGYKWNMGWMHDILKYMKVNPLFRQHHHKDLTFSFVYMFNESYILPLSHDEVVHMKGSLVNKMPGDNYKKFANLRALYALMTAHPGKKLLFMGGEFAQFNEWHYEQSLDWHLLDYFEHQGVQNCVRTLNRLYKDEASLHRNDVINEGFSWIEENDYRANVIAFIRKGARNQKPVLIICNFADKEHKNYPLGVPAKGVYSEIFNSDYIDFGGSSAELHIVKSIAKEQHGRKNSVEITLPPLSVIYLKKTK, translated from the coding sequence ATGGAATATGAAGTTTTTCACGATGTATCACTTTTTAGTGAATTTGATATTTACCTCTTTAAAGAGGGAACACATTTTCAGCTTTACAAACATTTCGGCTCGCATAAAATGCAGCGTGAAGGTGTTGAAGGTGTCTATTTTGCTGTGTGGGCGCCCAATGCAAAAAGTGTTTGCGTGCAGGGAGATTTTAATCACTACAACAGATACGCTCATTTTTTAAAAAGAAGAGAAGACGGCTCCGGCATTTGGGAAGGGTTTATATCTAATATTGAAGAAGAAATTACTTATAAATATTTTGTAGATTCCGATAATGAACATGCAAATAAAGACAAATCCGACCCTTTTGCTTTTTATGCGGAGGTGGCACCGAGTTCCGCATCAAAAATTTATGATTTGAGCGGTTATGAATGGAGTGATGCAAAATGGATGAAAAACAGAGCGAAAAACAATTCTCATAAAGCACCGATTTCAATATATGAAGTGCATTTAGGTTCATGGAAACGTAAGGTAGAAGAAGACAACCGTTTTTTAACTTATGGTGAATCTGCAAAAGAATTAGCCCTTTACCTTAATGAAATGAACTATACACATGTAGAAATCATGCCTGTCATGGAGCATCCGTTTGAAGGTTCCTGGGGCTATCAGACAACCGGATATTTTGCTCCGACATCACGCTATGGTTCACCACATGAATTTATGGAGTTTGTTGATGTTATGCACGAGCATAATATCGGTGTTATTTTAGACTGGGTGCCTTCACACTTTGTTAATGACGGGCACGGGCTTATGAATTTTGACGGAACCTGCTTGTATGAACATGCCGACCCACGCAAGGGTTATCATCCTGAGTGGAAGAGTGCCATATTTAATTATGACAGAAATGAAGTGCGCGCTTTTCTTATCAGCTCTGCAATGTTTTGGCTTGATTTGTATCATGCTGACGGCATACGAGTTGACGGTGTGGCATCTATGCTTTATCTTGATTATGCCAGAGAAGAGGGAGAATGGATACCAAATGAAGACGGCTCGAATATCAATAGGGGTGCCGTGAAGTTTTTGCAGGATTTAAATACAACCGTGTATGAAAATTTTCCCGATATTATTATGGCAGCCGAGGAATCGACAAATTACTCAATGGTGACAGGGTTGGTGGACAAAGGCGGACTCGGATTCGGTTATAAATGGAATATGGGCTGGATGCATGATATTTTAAAATATATGAAAGTAAATCCGCTCTTTCGACAGCATCATCATAAAGATTTAACATTCAGTTTTGTATATATGTTTAATGAAAGTTATATACTGCCTCTTAGTCATGATGAGGTTGTGCATATGAAAGGCTCTTTGGTAAACAAAATGCCGGGTGATAATTACAAAAAATTTGCTAATTTAAGAGCGCTTTATGCACTTATGACGGCACATCCCGGAAAAAAACTGCTTTTTATGGGCGGGGAATTTGCACAGTTTAATGAATGGCATTATGAGCAGAGTCTAGACTGGCATCTGTTGGATTATTTTGAACATCAAGGGGTGCAAAACTGTGTGAGAACATTAAACAGGCTCTATAAAGATGAGGCTTCTTTACATAGAAATGATGTAATCAATGAGGGATTTTCATGGATAGAAGAAAATGATTATAGAGCCAATGTGATAGCTTTTATCAGAAAAGGGGCAAGAAATCAAAAGCCTGTTCTCATTATATGTAATTTTGCAGATAAAGAGCATAAAAATTATCCTCTAGGTGTACCGGCAAAGGGTGTTTACAGCGAAATATTTAATTCTGATTATATTGATTTTGGAGGTTCAAGTGCAGAACTTCACATTGTGAAATCAATTGCAAAAGAGCAGCATGGACGAAAAAACAGTGTAGAAATCACATTGCCGCCGCTCAGTGTTATTTATTTGAAAAAAACAAAGTAA